One part of the Xiphophorus maculatus strain JP 163 A chromosome 1, X_maculatus-5.0-male, whole genome shotgun sequence genome encodes these proteins:
- the LOC111608811 gene encoding ladderlectin-like — MAAGLVFTLLLGLSFGLWDGADAGCNLRVDICEGCEKDWTWYDGRCYLYEKTAKNWATAENFCLSLGANLASFHSVGEYNFIRNLIYKVTGKHTQTWVGAYDSVEEGYWMWSDGSKFVFNSWGKNEPNNSGGNEHCMDINLHEQENVNDYGCYERLPFICARPL; from the exons ATGGCTGCCGGTCTTGTCTTCACTCTGCTTCTTGGTCTGAGCTTTGGACTCTGGGATGGAGCTGAT GCCGGATGTAACCTGAGAG TTGACATATGTGAAGGGTGTGAAAAGGATTGGACTTGGTACGACGGTCGATGTTACCTGTatgagaaaactgcaaagaactGGGCTACAGCTGAG AACTTCTGCCTCTCATTGGGTGCAAATCTGGCCTCATTCCACAGTGTAGGGGAGTACAACTTCATCAGAAACCTTATCTACAAAGtaactggaaaacacacacaaacttgGGTTGGCGCTTATGATTCAGTAGAg GAAGGCTACTGGATGTGGAGTGATGGTTCCAAGTTTGTGTTTAATTCCTGGGGCAAGAATGAGCCAAACAATTCTGGTGGAAACGAACACTGCATGGACATCAACTTACATG AACAAGAAAATGTGAATGATTATGGCTGTTACGAGAGGCTTCCCTTCATCTGTGCCAGACCCCTGTAA
- the LOC102225939 gene encoding galactose-specific lectin nattectin-like produces the protein MAAGLVFTLLLGLSFGLWDGADACQLKEITEVDCPPGWTWFQRRCFLYVNDQKSWASAENDCLSKNGNLATFHTSNEYYFLKNLAYATTGNYTRSWIGAHSTSIDGTWFWSDGSKFVFYSWTRNVAAEGKKCMDINVEGQSLLFGAKCNTKLPYICTRVP, from the exons ATGGCTGCCGGTCTTGTCTTCACTCTGCTTCTTGGTCTGAGCTTTGGACTCTGGGATGGAGCTGAT GCATGTCAACTGAAAG aaattacaGAGGTTGACTGTCCTCCTGGTTGGACTTGGTTCCAGCGTCGCTGTTTCCTGTATGTGAATGATCAAAAGTCCTGGGCTTCAGCTGAG AATGACTGCCTCTCAAAGAATGGAAATCTGGCCACTTTCCACACTTCAAATGAGTACTACTTCCTCAAAAACCTTGCCTACGCGACAACTGGCAATTACACAAGAAGTTGGATTGGAGCTCATAGTACATCAATT GACGGTACCTGGTTTTGGAGCGATGGTTccaagtttgtgttttattcctGGACCCGAAATGTCGCAGCCGAAGGGAAAAAATGCATGGACATCAATGTAGAAG GACAGTCACTTTTGTTTGGTGCTAAATGTAACACGAAGCTTCCCTACATCTGTACCAGAGTCCCATAA
- the LOC111608812 gene encoding galactose-specific lectin nattectin-like, with protein sequence MAAGLVFTLLLGLSFGLWDGADAGCRLRDATSSVCPESWTWYDGRCFKFFETRKTWDAAEFHCLSFKGNLASIHSGNQYNFIRNLVHNVSGKDSESWIGGHDTTQERYFFWTDGSKFVFNSWGVHEPNHAVSNEDCMEINFLERDYVNDERCNKELPYICASVP encoded by the exons ATGGCTGCCGGTCTTGTCTTCACTCTGCTTCTTGGTCTGAGCTTTGGACTCTGGGATGGAGCTGAT GCCGGATGTCGACTGAGAG ATGCCACATCAAGTGTTTGTCCTGAAAGTTGGACTTGGTACGATGGTCGCTGTTTCAAGTTTTTTGAAACTCGCAAGACCTGGGATGCTGCAGAG TTCCACTGCCTCTCATTCAAAGGAAATTTGGCCTCAATCCACAGTGGAAATCAGTACAACTTCATCAGAAACCTCGTCCACAATGTATCTGGAAAAGACTCAGAAAGTTGGATTGGAGGTCATGATACAACACAG GAAAGGTACTTTTTTTGGACTGACGGTTCCAAGTTTGTGTTTAATTCCTGGGGCGTGCATGAGCCAAACCATGCCGTTTCTAACGAAGACTGCATGGAGATCAACTTTCTTG AACGAGATTATGTGAATGATGAACGCTGTAACAAAGAGCTTCCATACATCTGTGCCAGTGTGCCATAA